Part of the Gavia stellata isolate bGavSte3 chromosome 25, bGavSte3.hap2, whole genome shotgun sequence genome is shown below.
GGACCACTTGAAATTCTAGATTAGCCAGCCAAAAGACCAATTCCTGTCCTGAAACCAGCACAAGCACTCGAGCTGGATCTCAATTTGGTGCGAAGTCCAtgggatggggaaaggaaagcacGGGGTGTACTCTTCCTCTACAAGAGACTAACAAACTGGGGTGAGGTGACACAAGCCTTTGCCTATCAATAGCTGGGAAACATACTGCCCTAAAGCTACACAAACATTTCAGACAGATTGGGTTTGTAAGCATAGGTAAAACCAGCCTGCTACTGGTGTTAGTTTGACAGCAGTCTAAATCAATATAAAAGAACCCTGAGCAGGGAGAAGCGCGTAATTTTTAAGTCTGTGCACAGCAGCTCAACGAAAACATGTAAAAACAGGCCCCCAGGCCAACTGACCTGTGTGGTTTCTGTGACAGATGCCAACTGCAAGTATTCCGAATTTCCCCAACCAAAGATGTCTCCTTCATCTGAAACAGCCAGACAACAGTCCCCATAGGAAGAGACCTGGATAATGTTTACTCCAGCAATGTCACCATGTAGCTTAGTAGGAACACTGGTGATGTTGTAGTGTCCAagacctgaaaggaaaaaagttacaatttttttccagacataCTTTTAATGCCTGCATAAGACCATTTTGTCATGTTATAACCCAATCACCCTTCACccaaaagaaatctttctgtCCGTATCTGTTAACTACCAGCTTCAATGGACAAGCAGCCACAAACATGAGTTCTACTGGTCAAAGCTACCTCTCTAGAGTACAAAACAACTTTATACAATCACACCTGGAAAACAGTCTAGGCCCTCATCTCTCTTGTCTGCGTGGGCCAAAGTGTTTGAGAGAGCAGTAACCAAGCTAGGCAGATACCCTGACAGAGGTGAAGTTTCACAAACCAGCTGCGTCCTGTCTTCTGCAAGGAGAGCCATGAGTGACAGCACACTGCAATCTGTTTAGACTACAGCAAATGAAGCGGCAAAAGAGGCTGGGAAGCAAACACATTACATGACAAACAGCTGCCTGGACAAGAGGCCAGAATGTAGATGACAAACAAGATGGGCTACAGTATGTCCGCACAAGAGAACCATGGGCAGAACCCAGCTTCAGGAGCAGCAGGACTAAACGGTACGAAGGACTGTAAGTCCTCTGACAGCAGGAGCCACCAGAAAAAGGGCCTGGCCAAAGATTCCATGCTACAACAGCAGTAGCTGCCAAAGGTCTCTGTCAGTTCAAAAGGAGCAAGAAGCAAAACAGACCCTGAAACAAGAATAGGGAAGCAAAGCCTGCACAGAACTGGGGAGCTAACCTTCCCATGCCACTTCCACATCCCTTCACAAGCTTCAAACAGTAGACACATTCTCCTAAGACTGCATGCTTGGATCGCCAGCGTGGCATCCTAAAGATCCTCTAAAAATGAACTGGTTTGTCTCAGTTTGGTTACACAAGAGTATTGATAACATCTGCACACAGCTGGAAACATACCAGCTCCTTTCTCTCCACACATGCACGTAAAACATACATCACAAGCTCTGAATTAGGAGAGCTTGCTGCATTCATCCATTCACTGAAATACAAGCTGAGCCGAGCTCCTACCTGTTTGTCCATCAGCTCCCCATCCACACGCATAGACTGCACCTTTCTTGGTTCTAAACAGACTGTGGTCCTGCCCACACACAACCTGCACACAAACAAAAGGCCAGAGTCGGTCAGGAAAGGCCACGTGTTCCGAATTGATTTAATGAAGCACTACTGGCAGACAAATTGAGCAATGAACCTCTACAATGCCCATCAGCTCAGAGTTTGACCTTTCTCTCCAGATCAAATGGCTCTACAGACAGGGAAGACTAAGAACAGCACgatacagcacagaaaacagctgaattttctttgtggaaaaTGATGCTGCAGTTGATTTGTTCTGAGATCCAAAACAAGGCCTAGTTAACAGAAAGCTCAATTCAGCAGTGCAACACAATAAAACAGCACGAGTAAATAAGAGATCTCCTTTCCCAGAGTGCTACCAAATGGCTCTCAATGCCAGCTACAAACTGCTATTGATTCCTTGCCATGTAAGCACTCTAAGAACACATCTGTTCTCAAATTGACATTTATGTTGAACTAGCAATCATGTCTGCCACACGCTTGGCATGAATTAACGCCAAGATCTTCAAAGCAGACATTAAAAATTAGCCAAAGATTAAAGGGGTTTTATCCACAAGTTGAGATTGACTACCAAGAATATTAAGCATGTAACTGCTGTCATCAAAGTACAAACAGACACCAATTATTCAGCccccttgaaaaaaataaaataatgaaaaatccAAACAGAAGTTTACAAGCCTAATGCAAAACATCATTAGGATGTACCATGGCACACTCTCATCACGTGGACCTAGACGAATGACCTTTGCTTTCTAGGATGCTGCATGGAACAGGAGTAACGTTTGCCCACAGAGTACTGCTACAGTGGCATAGACATACCAGCAAACTGCTCCTGTGCCTGGAAATACTGCAGCCATGTGCAGACTCAGTGACATTTATGCTGCTCTGCAGTCCCTTGCTCTCCTGAAGCCCGCCCTAGGGAAATGCTGGCTAGTCTAAGCGGATAGTCTCACAGCTCACTTTTGAAATGGGGAAgacaaaattcaaaataaaacagttcCCAAATGATTTAAAAGTGCCAAAGGggaacaaaagcaagaaatcaGGACAGGAAGAGATGAGGCATCAGAATGACCTCCCTGCCAAGCAGGTGTTACCTAGAAGGCAAGCACGCAAAACTGCATTGACATTCCCATCAAATTCTTCAGTAAGTTCAGACCTTGCAGTGCCAGTTGCAAATGCTCTGCAAAGGCATGGAGCAAAATGCCACCTTGTGCTTTTTATAAGCAACCATATAGTAGATTGCCTCATCATTTCAAAAAGCTTCCATGAATGATTTgcatactgatttttttttttttccccattacagaatcacagactggttgaggttggaagggacctctggacgTCATCTGGTCCgacccccctgctcaagcagggccacctacagcaggttgtcCAGGACCACGTCCAGACAGCTTCTGACTATCACCAAGGGGGGAGACTCCCAAACTCTCTcagcaacctgtgccagtgctcagtcacagtaaataaagtgtttcctgatgttcagagggaacctcctgtgtttcagtttgagcccgctgcctcttgtcctgtcactgtgcACCActgaaagagcctggctccgtcctctttgcaccctcccttgAGGTATTTATATACGTTGCTAAGGCACAGTTCcccagccttctcttttccaggctaaacagtcccagctctctcagcattTCCTCctaggagagatgctccagtcccttcatgACTTTAATGACCCTTCAgtggactctctccagtatatCCacatctctcttgtactggggagcccagaaatGGACATAATACTCCaagtgtggcctcaccagtgccaagtagaAGGGAAGGACCACCTCCCTTATCCTGCTAGCAACcctcctcctaatgcagcccaggataccatttgCCTTCTCTACAGCaagggcacgctgctggcttGCGGTCAAgctggtgtccaccaggacccccagggcctttcctgcagagctgcttcccagccgGTCGGCCCTCAGCATAGTGATGTCTGGggctgttcctccccaggtgcaggactttgcccTTCCCCTTGCTGTACTTCACCAGGTTCatgtcagcccatttctccagcctctggatggcagcaccaccctctggtgtatcagccactcctcccaatTTTATGTCACCTgcgaacttgctgagggtacactctgccccatcatccagatcatcagtGAAGTCGTTAAACAGGATCagacccagtattgacccctggggtacaccactagttaCCAGTATTCAACTAGTCTTCATGCCACTGATTACCACCCTCTGGGCTTGGCTATTCAGCCAGTTCTCAACCCACCTTCAGAATTTGATTCATAAGGTCCTCTTACCTGGACAACTCTGCTGTCGAACTCCTTCAGCTGATGAATCAGATGGCTTTCACTGGACACCATCAAACAACCACCGAGAAGAGAAAAGGCAACACAGAGGATTTCAAAGGACTGCAACCGAAAAACGTGAAGGTAGACCTGTAGACCTGCCTTTACTGAAAGCCACTTTGCTATTACAACAAGGGAGATTCTTTCACATGTTCTCTTATCTATTCAAAGAGCATAGGTTCCACTGTAAAATTACCGCACAAAGAAGGAAAGTAGTCTTGCATTCTCTTATTTAAGAAGTTAAGAACTGtcactttttaaatataacCTCTCATGGGAATTGGGGATGGGAGCAGTCCTCAAACACAATCCCTAGTCCGGAATGAGCACAGACACTAGTTAATACTGCAGCACCTATATGAACACTACACTTCACAAGAGACTAACCAGATTTAAATCCCAGAGCACAAACAGCATAGTGCTAACAtccatttcattctttcacaaAACCAGGAATTCTGAACAATCCAGCAACAAACTTCCATTACCAAGGTGAAAAAAAGCTAGCTAAATTACAGCTGTTTTCTTAAACTCTACAGGCCAAGGCTTGTGGATCATAGAGAAAGCAATCAGCAAAATCTCTTCTAGGCCCTGCCAGGGAATTAGTAATTTTCAACATATTCCCACTCTCCACTTCCATCATATAGAGCATTTTGAGAAGGTGCTTTGGTATGGCCCACAAAAACCacataaagcaaaagcactagAGATTCAAAGGCAGTTACAGCAAAGAGATTCGACAAAAGGATGCCTCTTTCATCATGAAATGGCATTAACACCCTCAGAAATAGCACTTGCATTCTGAGAGGCTAAAGGGAGAAAGACAGACTACTAACGCCAATTACCTCAGGCTATTTACGAAGGCTAGGTTTTCTCACTCTGCCCTGCGAAAACTGACACCTGCTGACATCTTTCTGTCTTTCGTGAATGTGGTCAGAATAGCGCTCATGCCCAGCCTGGGTTTAAAGCCAGGCTGTTTATATGACGCCTGCAGCATAAAAGCCTGTTCTCAGACTTCGTAATCTTAAATGGCATCCTTATACTACCAGATTTTTCCCACCTCCAGGCTTTTCTATAGGGTTGTTTTCATGCAATTATGTTTTTAACATTAAGGAAGTTCAGGATCTTTGGATTCTCACCTGTAAGTTTCATCTTCAACAACCTTCCGGCCACACTGTCCATAAGAATTGTTCCCCAtggtgaaaactgaaaaacaacgATAAAATGCACTAGTTTTATTACTGTCCAATCCCCTGAAAGCCTCTTTTCAggtacacaaaatattttcatgtggTCCTCAATACGAAAGGTAGAACACAGTACTGTAAAAATAGGCATAAGCTTTCCTCAAACCAAGTCCACTTAAATTCAAGTGACTGAATCCATTTTCGTCAACAATATCCCGGCGATATTGTTGCAGGCACAGTAGCGGTACCTGGAGCCCATTGGTCGTTTTTCAGTAATTGCCTAGTTCACCCTGCCGTTGCCAAGGAGACTCAGAAATAGATCAGCGCTCCCACCGGAGTGTTAAATCAAGCAACCAACCAGCTCACCCACGGATAAGCAGCCCTGGATCGCTCAGTGCAGCACTGAAGCCACAGCACCAGAGAATTCCCAGAGACATGGAAAGCCAGTTCACACAGGATCTTCTGTATAACAGCCTATTAATTAATCGCTTTTGTAAATGTAACACTCTGGGGCTTCAAGGGGAAAATAACTCAGGAGTATTGGCATAGCCATCCAAAACTGAATTCAAAACCATGTCTGACTGAACAAGACAAATAGGCTACTCTTAAACGAGGCCTTGGGCCTGCAAACCACATTTTGCAACACTCATAGTGAAAAGTTTCCAACACACTTACAGCTTGAGCCAAGCAGAGCTCAACACACAGTTATCAGCTCAGGGCtctccctcccaggagcaatCCCATAAGGGCAACAGCTACCTGCATCACATTTGCAGTGCAGACAGTCCTTCTGGAGTCTAGCTCTAAAGGACAGAAGACAATCTTTTCCAGAGCTTTTAATGAAATCATAGTCAGGCGTCCCTGCCACCAGCACAAGCCATACTGTACCTCCTTCACTATCTGTCAGGATCAGGGAATGGGCTCTTCCACAGGACACCTGCAAGACTCGAGTCTGCTGTGGCTTCTCCAGTGGTAACGGAATTGGAGATGGTTCCAAGACATATTCATAGCCCTTAGCTTAAGGGagagagaaattttaaaagttagtaGCTTCCACAAAGCAAATTCATCATATATTTGCCAATCCTGCTGTACATACACACAGTGACTCCTATTTTGTTACAAAAGCAGACATATTTTAGAAAGCCAAGATGCTAACCGAAGTAACAGGGTAAATGGGATTCATCATGGGGGGGAAGTTAAAAGCCATAGGGATGGTTGAATGCAATAATCACTGCCTAATCAAAAATCCAGCATACCTAGAAGCTGAATGTTATTACGGCTTCAGGTGGCCAGAATTGAGAAACAGAGGCTTTCAGCCATATGCTCAACCACTTTGGTGAACAAGGCTGGATTACTAGAGCGCTTAACACCAAGCACAAACGAAATACTCTGTGCAACTGGGGATACTGCAAACAAGGTACAATAGCAGCAATCACAAAAAGACAGCATgaaaagtgaacaaaaaaaatcttagggCTTCATATTTAAAGgccctttcagaaaaaaggaatgcAAGAACCATTAGCTAGCCTGGCTCCACAGGGGATAAGAGATCTAACgtttacaaaagaaaatgacaggCTGTACTAGAAAAAGAAGATTTAGTAACTTGAAGAATATGTAATCAGTTATGGtcaactgggaaaaaaaaggaaaaaaaagaacagcaaaacatAAATCAGTACTAGGGAAAAGGTTAAGGGGAGATAAAAAGCTTTGATATCAAAGAAAGCCACTGTAACAAGTGAAATCAAATCCCAGAGGACCCAAAGCAGTATTCTGCTCACATACAGCAGTGCTTTAACTCGTTCTCACTgccttcaattaaaaaaaacacagaaaatctaCACGTACCCTCTCACAGTAAGACACTACTTGATGTGAGGACAGGCATCACAACTGGCTGCTTGCAAATGGTGGGAGCCTGCCATGCAATATAGCAGGAACCAAAAGACAGCGAAGTTTGTATCTGTCTAAAGAGACGTGAAAGTCACAAGGCAAaaaactttttcctctctctgttccTTCCAGCAGAGCCACACAGCTACTGGGACCTGTGGTAATGAACTCAGTATCATCACTGGTAATACCTGAAGGATTTTAGAGAAAAGAGACACCGAGGTGGCTAATGCAGGGGAGGGCGAGAGTAAATTATTAGTAGCTTAGAAACAGATAAAGTTAGAGCATGAAATACAACAACCTAAAAGTCAGAAGGTTGCAAATTCCCCTGGAAACGAAGCATCTACAGGGACACAGTGTTGGAACTAGTGGGTACCAGGTAAGTTTGCAAAACTGAGTAACGAGCAGCACATCCAACAGGAAGCTTGTCTGTGGGAAGCTTGTCTGCGGTCCCCTCATTTTGCAGCTACTGTTTAAGCACACACACTGGCTGCATGCACACACTCTTGGAAATCTATACAGCACGCTAGCAGCAACACACGACAGCAGCACCACTGTAAACTTCAGCGTTCTGCACAGTAGctgcaattttcttttgcttctccacaaagtttaatttttttgcccGTATCAGATGCACCATACCTTAGGGGATTATGCTCTTACACGatataaagagaaaaactgcttttatgGTTTTCCCCAATTGTTTATGGAGGAATGTTTTCAAACAGTTAGAGACAGTCATTCTATAAGGGAAGTAAGTTCGTGTTTTTCGTATCTGTCTTAGGTGGAAGGTTGCAAAGTTCCGCACAGAAATCATCATCTTAAATGCATTTGAGAGCCTGGTATAAGACAGAAGGACTAACgtgtttttccttcaaaatgcaATTgggtattaaaataaaaaaccctacagCTTCACACAAAATTCCACTGACTGTATAAAAAGATCTCTGTGGGAAAGGAAATTAGTTTACAGGTGCAAAGGCAACAGAAGTGAGCAAACCACCTTGCCAAAATCGTTTTCTTAACTAGTCCACTACATTGTCTATTATCAAACTATAGAGATTTAAAGCAACACCTTaaccaacacacacacacacttctgcAGAATAAATAGTTACTTAGATTTTAGTTACATCCAGACAAGAGTGTAAGTGCAGCATACAGAATGGATGCATACCTTGACCAATTACAAAGCACACAAAAACACAGCTAAGTTCCAAAAAAAgacctctttttaaaaaaaaattgcacagcCCCGCTCTCTGCATCAAAGCCTCCCAGACGTTTTTCATGCCTTCTAACACGAAGTTTCCCACATCACATGTATCCTGTAGTGCTGCCCTGTAAGTCTTTAAAACAATTCAATCCTTACTTCGATCTCTTATGCTTCTCTGGAATCCAAGCTGGGAATCCTTGTTCAGCCCCATGCCCCACACTTTGGTGATGTCTGTGGTATTAGATGACAGCAGCGTGAATCCGTAACCGCAGGCAACAGAGGATATCTTTGAAGACAAATGAAAACCACACCATTCAGTTATAAACCATGGCTTAGAAAAACACGTTTCACTCCAAGCTATCAGACTTCATTAGGCCATATCCACATACAGCCCAAATTCACGGCATGTACGGTCTCTACAAAAATGACCAGTGATAAGCACAATGGTGACAACTCAAGTCCAGCATTACTGccttagttttgtttttgtgtgcgtctttatttttgcattattttggaCCCACTCAAACACAACAGAAAGGCCTATTTGCTGAACTGCAGCAgcagtacattaaaaaaaacccaaacacaaagaGGATTAAGAGAGTAACATTCCCCTGTTTTACTCCTCCTGCCAAAAAAAGCCCGGTATAAAAGCTCTGACCTTCTTTGAACTGGAGAGCAGAGCATGATGTTTGAAACatagagacaaaagaaaaacatgattttCAACATACGCTTCCAATCTCATCAAGGTGAAGGTAGCCATGAAAGCCGCTGAAAACAAGGCCCTATTTCTCTGATAAATGTAGTTCACACTCTTGCTCTGCTATGGTTCTGACAAGGGAAtatacatgtaatttttttttcaaattatatgCTACTGTAGTTATACCAAAAACGATCCTGACGCATACAGCTGTatcaatacaaaaaaattaatcacagcAATGTCTTTACATCAGATTACTTAACGCCTTTCAAAGCTGAGAGGAGAAACCTGCCACGAGCACGGGGCAGGGACAGAGGAGGTGACCGGTCTCTGAGCAGCGACGCTCAGGTTACCCTGTGGTGACGAACCGGAGCCGCCACCCCCGGGCCCACCTTCTCCTCCGTTTCCAGCCGGTAGGGCGTGGTTTGGATCCGCCGCGGCTTCTTCCAGCCCACGTCCGGCTTCACGAAGCTGGGGACGCCCAGGGCGCCCGAGTAGCTGAAGCCCCACACGAAGACGCGGTCCTTCCGCCTGGCCGCCTTCCCCACGTACTGGAAGACCGGGGCGGCCTCCTCGGCCTCCCTCAGCTGGCGGACGCTCCGCGGGCCCGCCGTCTTGGCCAGGCCCCTGCGGAgagccggcggcggccgccgcaCTGCCCTCAGCGCCCCCCACatcgccgccgcctcccggcgcccctcaggccgccgccgccaccgccgccatCTTGCCGACCTCTCACCTGCGACCCCGCGCGGGCGGCCGGCCGCGCGCCGGCTCACCACCCTCTGTGCGCATGCGCCCGGACGCGGCGCGCCGGTCACGTGAAGCGCGCCGGTCACGTGAGGCGCGAGAGGCGTGAGGCCGGCTGGGGCGCCTGACGGTCTGGTCTTAAAGGGGCCGTGCCGCCCCTCGGGGTGGGTGAGGAGCCAGGGCTAGATCTAAATCTAAACCTACACCCAGACCCAAATCCAAACCtaggcccaggcccaggcccagaCCCACAACCAGACCCAAACCTAGTCCTAGACCCAAACCTGGACCCCAGCCCAGACCCAAATCCAGGCCCAGACCCAAATCCAGGCCCGAACCTGGACCCGAACCCCGACCCTGACCCAAATTTAAACCCACACCCAAACCAAGACTGAAACCAGACCCAAACCTACACCTAGACCCAGACCCCACCCCAGACCTGGACCCAAACTCAAACCCAAACCTGGACCCCAACCTACACCCAGACCCAAACCCAGGCCCCATCCCAGACCTAAACCCAGGCCCAGACCCAAAGCCAAACCCGAACCCTCCTGGCATGGCAGTAGcagggctggctgtgctggcacCTGCACGCAGCCCTCACGCTGCGCTCCCTGATGAAAAGCAGGCCCGTCTCGGAGGCGCGGGATGTGCTGTGATGGTTGCCGGCCTCCCGGCATGGCGGCCCTCCGCGAGGCGGCAGGAGGGACCAACATCCGCAGCCTCGGGAAGCTGCTCGCCCCTCACACCCtggcagccccacagcccctgggccGCCCGCCCCGTGCCCCTCACACCCTGCCGCCATTTGGGGCGGCCACCTTGCCTCATGGCTCCTACCCCACCCAGCAGACACCACATCCCCACATCCCAGCCCTCGCTTTCCACTAGAAGGAGTGAAGCGGCCACCCTCCAGGAGTAAGCTGCCATTGTTTGTCCTCCCAACCAAATTTCCTCCCCGACCGCATTTTTCGCAAGAGACCGTTGCCCAATGCCCCGCCAAGACGCAGCAGGGAGAAACACCTTTCCTGCCACCATGCCGCCGGCCAGCAGGCTGTTCCCCGGTGTCTGCGTTGACCAGCCATCCAGGCGGACATTGAAATATGTCTGTAAAGTGTCTCTCCTTTATTGGTGAAAACCGCAAAATcattcaaaatacaaatagGGGATAAAAGGGGCTCCAGTGGCGAGGGGTCTCCAGTGGCTGTGGAGGCCTCAGCCCCCCAGAAGCCAGTGGAGCGGGGCCGGGTCCCTCCTCACGGTGTCATTAGGACATCTCGGGCTCGCCTTGTGGGTGGATGAAGACGGGTGCTGGGCTGCGCCGATCTGGCTGGCAGTCCCCCGGGGCCTGCGGCGGCTGCCAGAGCCACCTAGATCCCCCGGCCTGGCCCTGAGCCCCGGCTGCACAGGGGCTGGCAGAGATAAAGCATTGGCTGGCTGGTGGTGGGGACTGAGGCCTCACAGGATCTTTCTCCGGGTGCTCTCGGTACAGCGGTTCAGGATGAGGTCTTTGCTGGGACGGGGAGGAACAGCAGGTTGAGCCTTGGGCTTGTTCTCCTCTTGCTCGTTTTTCTCAACTGCGGGTAAAGCAGATGTACAGATGGGTCAGAGCTCTCCACCACCCGACACCTTCATGTGAACGTTCAAAAGCTTCCTATATAATGGCCACCAAagctcctgcctctcctcctgtcTCAGCTGAGTGTGATGGTCTTCCCGGAGGTCAGGGTGGTCGGATAAGCCCACCGGTGCCTGGCTGGGAGCTCTGCTCAGGTGGAAGCCCAGCTCCAGGTCTGTGCGAGGAGCTGCTCTCCCTTGGGAAGGTCATGGGTCCCGCACAGGGATTACCAGATCTAAAGCATCTGCCTCAATAGCAGCCTCCTTCTTCATGCAACACTTCCCTCTAGATGCTTTGCTGACAGCTAATGCACATGATAATGGCAATGGTAACAGCAGCAGGGGTGAGGTTAGGTGCACAGAGGAAAGCACAGGTCCTAAATGTGGGCTGACCTCCCACCAGGACCATATTCTGCTCCTTCTCTGTCAGACCTATAACCAAAGGTAAGAAACCTCATTGAAAAGAAACACCTCCCCGCACATGCTTTCTCCGTAGGAGAAGGGTGGACAGGCAAGGTGTGACCTCCGTGTGCTGTCCTACTCCAGCAACCAGCGCTGGAGGGCACAGGCCATGCCCGCAGGACTTCAGCCCATGTCCAGAGCAAAGGCCCCGTTGAGACTTACTGATGACATTGACCTTCTGGAAATTTTCCTTCATGTTCCTCTGGCTCTGGATGTACTTCTTGCTGTTCCTCCTGTAGGTCTCCTGGCTGATCTGCTTCCGGCTCTGCTTGTGGATGCTCTTCACATTTCGGATGGTGGATCTGCAGCGAGTTAGAAACAAAACTTTCAGTTTCCGTGCTGGCAGCTCTTGCACCACGCAATTTCTCGCTGAGGATTTCCCCCCTGTGCTTCCTCTGCCTCACCCAAACCCCAATATCTGCTTTTCGGTTGTGCCTGGTGGAAGGCAGCAGGTAGATGCCAGCCCTCAAGGGCAGCCATAGGTGAGATGTGATGTACAGCACGTTAGGAGGCAGCTGGAGCGGTGCTTTGGAAGCAAATACGGAAGGGTGAAGCCTGAGTACAAGTCTGGAAAGTAATGATGGGGATGGCAAGGCAGAACAGGCGTAAGGCTGGAAGGACGAGATGGGCATGAGGTTTATCCAACAGAGCTCAAGAA
Proteins encoded:
- the RCC1L gene encoding RCC1-like G exchanging factor-like protein; amino-acid sequence: MPGGRQPSQHIPRLRDGPAFHQGAQREGCVQAAAMWGALRAVRRPPPALRRGLAKTAGPRSVRQLREAEEAAPVFQYVGKAARRKDRVFVWGFSYSGALGVPSFVKPDVGWKKPRRIQTTPYRLETEEKISSVACGYGFTLLSSNTTDITKVWGMGLNKDSQLGFQRSIRDRTKGYEYVLEPSPIPLPLEKPQQTRVLQVSCGRAHSLILTDSEGVFTMGNNSYGQCGRKVVEDETYSESHLIHQLKEFDSRVVQVVCGQDHSLFRTKKGAVYACGWGADGQTGLGHYNITSVPTKLHGDIAGVNIIQVSSYGDCCLAVSDEGDIFGWGNSEYLQLASVTETTQVNVPRHLPFKIGKIKEAACGGTGNIVLTEEGNVFVWGYGILGKGPNLIETAVPEMIPPSLFGWSDFNPDIRVAHVRCGLSQFAALTNRGELFVWGKNLRGCLGTGRMEDQYFPWRVTVPGEVMDVACGVDHMVSMVKSFT